The Thermodesulfobacteriota bacterium genome has a segment encoding these proteins:
- a CDS encoding MucR family transcriptional regulator — protein MDKRLLLQMTADIVASHASMNELTQADLLGEIDQVYAKLAGLAGGVEGEGDLALEIVSGAPEKLKPAVPLDAAFGADRVFCMVCGKGMKTLKRHLATAHDMKPGQYRRTFGIPPGTSLVAREYSEARKKMAKDLNLAERLVDARAARGKKKKK, from the coding sequence ATGGACAAGCGACTGCTGCTTCAGATGACGGCCGACATCGTGGCATCCCATGCTTCCATGAACGAACTGACCCAGGCGGACTTGCTGGGGGAGATCGATCAGGTCTATGCCAAGCTGGCCGGCCTTGCCGGCGGCGTGGAGGGGGAGGGAGATCTTGCCTTGGAGATCGTCTCGGGGGCGCCGGAGAAGCTCAAGCCCGCCGTGCCTCTGGACGCAGCTTTCGGTGCGGACCGGGTGTTCTGCATGGTGTGCGGCAAGGGGATGAAGACCCTCAAGCGCCACCTGGCGACCGCACACGACATGAAGCCCGGCCAGTACCGCCGCACGTTCGGCATCCCGCCGGGAACCTCCCTCGTGGCGCGGGAGTATTCCGAGGCGCGCAAGAAGATGGCCAAGGACCTCAACCTCGCCGAGCGCCTGGTGGATGCCCGGGCGGCTCGGGGCAAGAAGAAGAAGAAATAG